The Thermoleophilaceae bacterium genome has a segment encoding these proteins:
- a CDS encoding MlaD family protein codes for MQKQNPSAGRILVMVGFALSCFGLLMYLWLTFGGSTPLKPKGYRVEALFPEATTLAQEADVRISGVPVGKVKSKELDDRRTRVVLEIDDRYSPIPDDTRATLRQKTLLGETYVELTPGSRAAEDVPDGGTLAAGQVAETVELDEIFRAFDPRTRAAFSTWLDQQGTAYDDRGEDLNDALGNLAPFAEDANDVLAILNEQDHATELLVRNTGEVFEALTERQGQLRALIESSNRVFETTAARDGELADAFRVLPTFLDESRATVSRLGDFADEANPLISQLRPAARQLSPTLVRLRDLAPDLKALMRDLDPLLTVARRGLPATEDLLDETRPLLAQADPFLREVNPIVDYLGLYKRELAAFFALDTAATQATDQPPGAERPIHYLRTTNPVNPEVLAVHPLRLPTTRTNPYVAPGGYDKLATGLEVFGDYLCEAGNPLSELAPGVNELLPQELRDLIEEFVFAGSGAVGIAPPCKPQEPLGGLLGQEGLYPHLLAIPAGTD; via the coding sequence ATGCAGAAGCAGAACCCCAGCGCCGGACGGATCCTGGTCATGGTGGGCTTCGCGCTCTCCTGCTTCGGCCTGCTCATGTACCTGTGGCTGACCTTCGGTGGCTCCACCCCGCTCAAGCCCAAGGGCTACCGCGTGGAGGCTCTGTTCCCCGAGGCCACGACGCTGGCTCAGGAGGCCGACGTCCGCATCTCCGGCGTGCCGGTGGGCAAGGTGAAGTCGAAGGAGCTCGACGACCGGCGCACCCGGGTGGTGCTCGAGATCGACGACAGGTACTCGCCGATCCCGGACGACACGCGGGCGACCCTGCGGCAGAAGACGCTGCTGGGCGAGACCTACGTGGAGCTCACTCCGGGCAGCCGCGCCGCGGAGGACGTGCCCGATGGCGGCACGCTGGCGGCCGGGCAGGTGGCGGAGACCGTGGAGCTCGACGAGATCTTCCGGGCCTTCGATCCGCGTACGCGCGCCGCCTTCAGCACCTGGCTCGACCAGCAGGGCACCGCCTACGACGACCGCGGGGAGGACCTCAACGACGCGCTGGGCAACCTTGCCCCCTTCGCCGAGGACGCCAACGACGTGCTGGCGATCCTCAACGAGCAGGACCACGCCACGGAGCTGCTCGTGCGCAACACCGGTGAGGTCTTCGAGGCGCTCACCGAGCGCCAGGGCCAGCTGCGCGCGCTGATCGAGAGCTCGAACCGGGTGTTCGAGACCACGGCGGCGCGCGACGGCGAGCTGGCCGACGCGTTCCGTGTGCTGCCGACCTTCCTGGACGAGTCGCGGGCCACCGTCAGCCGCCTCGGCGACTTCGCCGACGAGGCGAACCCGTTGATCTCCCAGCTGCGCCCGGCGGCGCGGCAGCTCTCGCCCACGCTCGTCAGGCTGCGCGACCTCGCGCCGGACCTGAAGGCGCTCATGCGCGACCTCGACCCGCTGCTCACGGTGGCCCGGCGCGGACTCCCGGCCACCGAGGACCTGCTCGACGAGACCCGGCCGCTGCTCGCGCAGGCCGACCCCTTCCTGCGCGAGGTCAACCCGATCGTGGACTACCTCGGCCTCTACAAGCGCGAGCTGGCGGCCTTCTTCGCCCTCGACACCGCCGCCACGCAGGCCACGGATCAGCCTCCGGGGGCGGAGCGCCCCATCCACTACCTGCGCACCACCAACCCCGTGAACCCCGAGGTGCTCGCCGTTCACCCGCTGCGCCTGCCCACCACGCGCACCAACCCCTACGTGGCGCCCGGCGGCTACGACAAGCTCGCCACCGGGCTCGAGGTGTTCGGCGACTACCTGTGCGAGGCCGGCAACCCCCTGTCCGAGCTGGCGCCGGGCGTCAACGAGCTGCTGCCCCAGGAGCTGCGCGACCTGATCGAGGAGTTCGTCTTCGCCGGCAGCGGCGCGGTGGGCATCGCGCCGCCGTGCAAGCCGCAGGAGCCGCTCGGCGGGCTGCTCGGGCAGGAGGGCCTCTACCCGCACCTCCTCGCCATCCCCGCGGGCACGGATTAA
- a CDS encoding MlaD family protein yields MTLAIRKHLRDFLAILFLIVTAAGVAGYILSNQRFYLPGWVPVLGTEFYELEAEFETAQAVVPGQGQTVTIAGVKVGDIGSVRLEDGIAIVEMKIQDEYRDRVFRDASILLRPKTGLKDMYLQLEPGTPAAGEIPEGGRVPISNTLPDVNPDEVLASLDQDTRAYLSVLLGAGGEALDDEDAAADLRSTLRRFEPTSRDVRRITEELAERRRNIRRVVHNYRLLAEELAGSDDQLTRLVSSSNANFEALASQDDSLRRALRELPPTLGTARTALAKVEDLAAQLGPTLEDLRPAARNLAPALRAVRPFLAETEPVIEDQLRPFSRGAREEVGLIRRTAEDLSPTTGRLIRVTKVVNDLLNTLAFNPEGPEEGFLFWASWANHAGASIFSTQDAHGPIRRGIILASCSSLGVLDEIGATNPSLQLLIDLLNAPRQAAVCPEPVPGVGG; encoded by the coding sequence GTGACGCTCGCGATCCGCAAGCACCTGCGCGACTTCCTCGCGATCCTCTTCCTCATCGTCACCGCGGCGGGCGTGGCGGGCTACATCCTGTCCAACCAGCGCTTCTATCTGCCGGGCTGGGTGCCGGTGCTCGGCACCGAGTTCTACGAGCTCGAGGCCGAGTTCGAGACCGCGCAGGCGGTCGTGCCGGGCCAGGGCCAGACCGTGACCATCGCCGGCGTCAAGGTGGGCGACATCGGCTCGGTGCGGCTCGAGGACGGCATCGCGATCGTGGAGATGAAGATCCAGGACGAGTACCGCGACCGGGTCTTCCGCGACGCCTCGATCCTGCTGCGGCCCAAGACCGGGCTCAAGGACATGTACCTCCAGCTCGAGCCGGGCACCCCGGCGGCGGGCGAGATCCCCGAGGGCGGGCGTGTGCCGATCTCCAATACGCTGCCCGACGTCAACCCCGACGAGGTGCTCGCGAGCCTGGATCAGGACACGCGCGCCTACCTGAGCGTGTTGCTCGGCGCGGGCGGCGAGGCGCTCGACGACGAGGACGCCGCCGCCGACCTGCGCTCCACGCTGCGGCGCTTCGAGCCCACCAGCCGGGACGTCCGCCGGATCACCGAGGAGCTCGCCGAGCGCCGCCGCAACATCCGCCGCGTGGTGCACAACTACCGCCTGCTCGCGGAGGAGCTCGCCGGCAGCGACGACCAGCTCACCCGCCTCGTGAGCTCGTCCAACGCGAACTTCGAGGCGCTCGCGAGCCAGGACGACAGCCTGCGCCGGGCGCTGCGCGAGCTGCCGCCCACCCTCGGCACCGCGCGCACCGCCCTGGCCAAGGTCGAGGATCTCGCTGCCCAGCTCGGCCCCACCCTGGAGGATCTGCGCCCGGCCGCCCGCAACCTGGCCCCGGCGCTGCGCGCCGTGCGGCCGTTCCTGGCGGAGACCGAGCCGGTCATCGAGGACCAGCTGCGGCCGTTCTCGCGCGGGGCGCGCGAGGAGGTGGGCCTGATCCGGCGCACGGCCGAGGACCTGTCGCCCACCACCGGGCGGCTCATCCGCGTGACCAAGGTGGTCAACGACCTCCTCAACACGCTCGCGTTCAACCCCGAGGGCCCCGAGGAGGGCTTCCTGTTCTGGGCCTCGTGGGCCAACCACGCCGGCGCGTCGATCTTCTCCACCCAGGACGCCCACGGCCCGATCCGGCGCGGCATCATCCTCGCCTCCTGCTCCTCGCTCGGGGTGCTCGACGAGATCGGCGCCACCAACCCGAGCCTGCAGCTGCTCATCGACCTGCTCAACGCGCCGCGCCAGGCCGCGGTGTGCCCGGAGCCCGTCCCGGGGGTGGGGGGCTGA